A window of Akkermansiaceae bacterium contains these coding sequences:
- a CDS encoding sugar phosphate isomerase/epimerase: protein MKRRHFITASAAMAASTPFLVSQEKKTGPVSPRHAAARPNPVGVSSYSFWAFHREEYRPLEVCLDHAARMGFDGLEILQRQLVSTDNAALQKIKRHAFLLGLDLMGFSTHQGFLSPDKEEQQKNIDHTIDCLEQAYRLGIPTMRVNSGRWGTSKSFDALMANRGEENPIKGYTEEDAYKWVIDAYEKLVPEAEKRGVIMGLENHWGLGRTPEGVKRVVDAVKSPWLQVTLDTGNFLEDPYDRLQKLAPQTVLLQAKTYLGGGRWYTLDLDYARIAKIMKEAKFTGYVSLEFEGKADPLKGIPESLAMLRKCF from the coding sequence ATGAAACGCCGTCACTTCATCACCGCCTCCGCCGCCATGGCCGCGTCCACTCCCTTCCTTGTTTCCCAGGAAAAGAAAACCGGTCCTGTTTCACCCAGGCATGCCGCGGCCCGGCCCAATCCCGTCGGGGTGTCATCCTACTCATTCTGGGCGTTCCACCGTGAGGAATACCGCCCGCTCGAAGTCTGCCTCGACCACGCGGCCCGTATGGGATTCGACGGACTGGAAATCCTCCAGCGCCAGCTGGTCTCCACCGACAATGCGGCGTTGCAGAAAATCAAGCGCCACGCATTTTTGTTAGGCCTCGACCTCATGGGCTTCTCCACCCACCAGGGGTTTTTATCACCCGACAAGGAGGAGCAGCAGAAGAACATCGACCACACCATCGACTGCCTCGAACAAGCCTACCGACTCGGCATCCCGACCATGCGGGTGAACTCGGGTAGATGGGGGACCTCCAAGTCGTTTGATGCCCTCATGGCCAATCGTGGCGAGGAAAATCCCATCAAAGGATACACCGAAGAAGACGCCTACAAGTGGGTGATCGACGCCTACGAAAAACTCGTGCCCGAAGCCGAAAAACGTGGTGTCATCATGGGGCTGGAAAACCACTGGGGCCTGGGCCGCACACCCGAAGGGGTGAAACGTGTCGTTGACGCCGTTAAGTCTCCCTGGCTGCAGGTGACACTCGATACCGGCAATTTCCTCGAAGACCCATATGACCGACTCCAAAAGCTCGCCCCGCAAACCGTCCTCTTACAGGCAAAAACCTACCTCGGCGGCGGCCGCTGGTACACCTTGGATTTAGATTACGCCCGCATCGCCAAAATCATGAAAGAGGCGAAGTTCACCGGCTACGTGTCGCTCGAATTCGAAGGCAAGGCCGATCCGCTGAAAGGCATTCCCGAGTCACTGGCCATGCTGCGGAAGTGCTTTTAG